The DNA region AGAGATGGCAAGTCTAGAAGGGAAGACTAACCATTAGATCCATCGAAGCTTCCCTGTGCATCCTGCTTCCTCTTCTCTCGCCAGTTCTCACCCCACATCTTTGCCTCAGCAACGGCCCGTTCCCTCTCCAAGTCTTTATTTAGGATCCTCGCGGTGTCTCTAGGTGAATCTTCCTTCTCCGACCCACCCTCAAGGTCCCACCTCCTACCCGATCCTTCCCCTTCCTCGTTCCTCAAAATCCTCCCTCCTCCCCTCTCTTCTCCATTGGCCTTCCCCTCCTTATTACCCGACCCTCGAGAAGAGTTGTCATAAGCCTGGTTAGAGAGGTAAGATAGGGCTGTGACTACATCTCCGATGAGAGGGCGAGCGGCTCCCTGTTCCTGAATGCACATTGATGCCACAGCTAGTGCCTGGTAGAGCCCGCGCATCGGGAATCGCCCCTGAAGCCGTGGGTCTGCTAGTTTGACGAATTTCCGGCGATCGTGGAAATAAGGGCGTGCCTGTTAATGCAGTAGTATGAACCATGAATATGACAGTGAACCATAGACATCCGCCGACCCATGAATATAACAATGAACTAGACCATAAACACTTCAGAAGAACTTATGCAATGAATGTAGTAAGCAATCATTAAACCATGAAGtgacaataaaattattggtgggaaagaaaagtaataaaatttcaatttaagtCCTGACTGACAGCCCACCAAAGTGTTCAACTGGGCAGTGGTCGGTTAGGTAGTTTGTCGATAACCATCAAAAACTTACCAACATGCCCAACTCAAATCTTTTGTAATTGGTTAGTTTAGTTATACAAGAGGGAATAtcaatggaaaaagaaatgtGGGGGGCTGAGGTTTTATGTGGCAGTCTGGATAATACCGAGAATCAAGCCTTCATCTAATCAACCCACGCTTTCAACCGTGACTTCTAATATGGAAATCCAATAAAAGCAAGTTTAAGAAAAGTGAAGGCATGCAGCACGTCTCATAAGAGCAGAATTACATACCCATGTGACGAGGTTCTGTTCTCCATGAGGAAGCGTGCTGTCGATGGCTTTACGGCCAGTGATCAGTTCCAAAAAGACAACCCCAAAACTGTAAACGTCAGATTTCACAGTGAGCTGCCCCGTCATGGCATACTCGGGAGCACAGTAACCATACGTACCCATAACCCTAGTGGAGACATGCGACTTGTCCCCAACAGGACCGAGCTTTGCTAGCCCAAAATCTGAGAGTTTTGGGTTGAACCCTTCTTCCAATAATATGTTTGATGACTTGAAGTCCCTATAAATAACAGGTGGGTTTGCCTTATCATGAAGATACTCCAAACCTTTAGCAGCGCCAGCTGCTATTCTCATTCTGGTGTTCCAATCCAGTGGTTCCTTATCGGGGGGAAGATCTGCACAAAGTTAATCCCATCACTGTCAGTAGCAGTTGGCGGAAATTAATTTTCCTGTTTTATCTTGGAGaagcaataaaaaaatacttcACTTGCATacttgagaaaataaaaggaaactcAATATCGATGAGATAGAATTATCCGACCTCATTTCTCATCTAATCGATCTATTAGGTAAAGCACAAGGCACTTCAATACTAATGGTACAAATTTCACgttttataaaaagaaatagaagtAAAGCCAAATGAAATCTTCATACAGAAATGGATCATTCCATTGTATTTTGGTTTCATCCTATTTTTGTTCCTTTCATGCCAAACCTATCTTTTTTCCCTTACATCATGCAACATTGCTCAAT from Punica granatum isolate Tunisia-2019 chromosome 3, ASM765513v2, whole genome shotgun sequence includes:
- the LOC116199020 gene encoding serine/threonine-protein kinase PBS1-like, whose translation is MGCFPCFDSRQEVKLNPEKEPDDRNQKQAPPSVPVSSNTSRLPSDRLGMRSNGGSKREIPAAKDGPGAQIAAQTFTFRELAAATSNFRPECLLGEGGFGSVYKGRLESTGQVVAVKQLDRNGLQGTREFLVEVLMLSLLHHPNLVNLIGYCADGDQRLLVYEFMPLGSLEDHLHDLPPDKEPLDWNTRMRIAAGAAKGLEYLHDKANPPVIYRDFKSSNILLEEGFNPKLSDFGLAKLGPVGDKSHVSTRVMGTYGYCAPEYAMTGQLTVKSDVYSFGVVFLELITGRKAIDSTLPHGEQNLVTWARPYFHDRRKFVKLADPRLQGRFPMRGLYQALAVASMCIQEQGAARPLIGDVVTALSYLSNQAYDNSSRGSGNKEGKANGEERGGGRILRNEEGEGSGRRWDLEGGSEKEDSPRDTARILNKDLERERAVAEAKMWGENWREKRKQDAQGSFDGSNG